Proteins found in one Streptomyces sp. NBC_00461 genomic segment:
- a CDS encoding glucose-1-phosphate thymidylyltransferase, with amino-acid sequence MKALVLSGGAGTRLRPITHTSAKQLVPVANKAVLFYGLESIAAAGITEVGVIVGDTASEIQEAVGDGSKFGLEITYIPQERPLGLAHAVLIARDWLGDDDFVMYLGDNFIVGGISTLVDEFRGNRPDAQILLTEVADPRSFGVAELDSLGQVVGLEEKPEHPKSNFALVGVYLFTPLIHEAVRAIRPSWRGELEITHAIQHLIDRRADVRCTVIKGYWKDTGNVVDMLEVNRTVLEGLDRRIDGEVDEGSETIGRVVVEEGARVVNSRIVGPVVIGAGTVVQESYVGPFTSVAENCRIIDSELEFSIVLRDSSILGVGRIENSLIGRHVEVTPAPSVPSAHRLVLGDHSKVQIHT; translated from the coding sequence ATGAAGGCTCTCGTGCTGTCCGGTGGTGCCGGTACACGACTGAGGCCGATCACGCACACATCGGCCAAGCAGCTCGTGCCCGTGGCCAACAAGGCCGTGCTCTTCTACGGACTGGAATCCATCGCCGCCGCCGGCATCACGGAGGTCGGTGTCATCGTCGGAGACACCGCATCCGAGATCCAGGAAGCGGTCGGCGACGGATCCAAGTTCGGTCTGGAGATCACCTATATCCCCCAGGAGCGGCCCCTCGGGCTGGCCCACGCGGTGCTGATCGCGCGGGACTGGCTCGGCGACGACGACTTCGTGATGTATCTGGGCGACAACTTCATCGTCGGCGGCATCAGCACCCTCGTGGACGAGTTCCGCGGCAACCGCCCCGACGCCCAGATCCTGCTCACCGAAGTGGCCGACCCCCGTTCCTTCGGCGTGGCCGAACTCGACTCCCTGGGCCAGGTCGTCGGCCTGGAGGAGAAACCCGAACACCCCAAGAGCAACTTCGCCCTGGTGGGGGTCTACCTCTTCACGCCCCTCATCCACGAGGCCGTGCGCGCCATCCGGCCGTCCTGGCGTGGCGAACTGGAGATCACCCACGCCATCCAGCACCTGATCGACCGCCGCGCCGACGTGCGCTGCACCGTCATCAAGGGCTACTGGAAGGACACCGGGAACGTCGTCGACATGCTCGAAGTCAACCGGACCGTCCTGGAAGGCCTGGACCGCCGCATCGACGGCGAGGTGGACGAGGGCTCCGAGACCATCGGGCGGGTGGTCGTGGAGGAGGGCGCCCGGGTCGTCAACTCCCGCATCGTCGGACCCGTCGTGATCGGCGCCGGCACCGTCGTCCAGGAGTCCTACGTCGGCCCCTTCACCTCCGTCGCCGAGAACTGCCGGATCATCGACAGCGAACTGGAGTTCTCCATCGTGCTGCGCGACTCGTCGATCCTCGGAGTGGGCCGCATCGAGAACTCCCTGATCGGCCGCCATGTCGAGGTCACTCCGGCGCCCAGTGTGCCCAGCGCACACCGTCTGGTCCTCGGAGACCACAGCAAGGTGCAGATCCACACATGA
- the rfbB gene encoding dTDP-glucose 4,6-dehydratase encodes MNLLVTGAAGFIGSCYVRTLLAADGPEAPRITVLDKLTYAGNLDNLDLAHPRLEFVQGDIRDAELVDKLMTDADQVVHFAAESHVDRSITGATDFVLTNVVGTQTLLDAALRHRVEPFVHVSTDEVYGSIESGSWPEDHPLSPNSPYSASKASSDLLALAYHRTHGLDVRVTRCSNNYGPHQFPEKVIPLFVTNLLDGRTVPLYGEGLNVRDWLHVEDHCQGVELVRTQGRPGEVYNIGGGTELSNRELTGLLLDACGAGWDRVEYVEDRKGHDLRYSVDWSKARDELGYRPRHDFASGLAATVVWYRDNRAWWEPLKRRSG; translated from the coding sequence ATGAACCTCCTCGTCACCGGCGCCGCCGGCTTCATCGGCTCGTGTTACGTCCGCACCCTGCTCGCCGCCGACGGGCCCGAAGCGCCGCGGATCACCGTGCTGGACAAGCTGACCTACGCCGGCAACCTCGACAACCTCGATCTCGCCCATCCCCGGCTGGAGTTCGTCCAGGGCGACATCCGCGACGCCGAACTGGTCGACAAGCTCATGACCGACGCCGACCAGGTGGTGCACTTCGCCGCCGAGTCCCACGTCGACCGCTCGATCACCGGCGCGACCGACTTCGTCCTGACCAACGTGGTGGGCACCCAGACCCTCCTCGACGCGGCCCTGCGCCACCGCGTGGAACCCTTCGTGCACGTCTCCACCGACGAGGTCTACGGCTCCATCGAGTCCGGTTCCTGGCCGGAGGACCATCCGCTGAGCCCCAACTCCCCCTACTCCGCCTCCAAGGCCTCCTCCGACCTGCTCGCCCTCGCCTACCACCGCACCCACGGCCTGGACGTCCGCGTCACCCGCTGCTCCAACAACTACGGCCCGCACCAGTTCCCCGAGAAGGTCATCCCGCTGTTCGTCACCAACCTCCTGGACGGCAGGACGGTCCCGCTCTACGGCGAGGGACTCAACGTCCGCGACTGGCTGCACGTGGAGGACCACTGCCAGGGTGTGGAGCTGGTGCGCACCCAGGGCCGGCCGGGGGAGGTGTACAACATCGGCGGCGGCACGGAGCTGAGCAACAGGGAACTCACCGGCCTGCTGCTGGACGCCTGCGGGGCCGGCTGGGACCGCGTGGAGTACGTGGAGGACCGCAAGGGCCACGACCTGCGCTACTCCGTCGACTGGAGCAAGGCCCGCGACGAACTCGGCTACCGACCCCGCCACGACTTCGCCTCCGGTCTCGCCGCGACGGTCGTCTGGTACCGGGACAACCGCGCCTGGTGGGAGCCCCTGAAACGGCGGTCGGGATGA
- the rfbD gene encoding dTDP-4-dehydrorhamnose reductase: protein MRWLVTGAGGMLGRDTVDELTRRGEDVTGLDHAALDITQQQAVEGALADHRPDLVVNCAAYTAVDDAETDEERALRINGDGPRHLARACAAHDARLIHVSTDYVFAGDATTPYPEDHPTAPRTAYGRTKLAGERAVAQELPTYGAIVRTAWLYGVHGRSFVRTMIDLESRRDTLGVVDDQRGQPTWSADVAARLADLGPHLGRGASGVFHATSSGEASWYELAREVFRGLGADPDRVRPVGSEAFPRPAPRPAYSALAHGRWQELGLSPPRDWRAVLHEALPLIRKESLRETP, encoded by the coding sequence ATGAGGTGGCTGGTCACGGGCGCGGGCGGCATGCTCGGCCGGGACACGGTCGACGAGCTGACCCGGCGCGGCGAGGACGTCACAGGGCTAGATCACGCCGCCCTGGACATCACCCAACAGCAGGCGGTCGAGGGGGCGTTGGCCGACCACCGCCCTGATCTCGTCGTGAACTGCGCCGCGTACACGGCCGTCGACGACGCCGAGACCGACGAGGAGCGGGCCCTGCGGATCAACGGCGACGGGCCCCGCCACCTCGCCCGCGCCTGCGCCGCGCACGACGCACGCCTCATCCACGTCTCCACCGACTACGTCTTCGCAGGCGACGCCACGACTCCGTACCCGGAAGACCACCCCACCGCCCCGCGCACCGCCTACGGCCGCACCAAACTCGCCGGCGAGCGAGCCGTGGCCCAGGAACTCCCCACATATGGCGCAATCGTGCGAACCGCTTGGCTCTACGGCGTCCACGGGCGTAGTTTCGTCCGCACGATGATCGACCTGGAGTCCCGTCGCGACACCCTCGGTGTCGTCGACGACCAACGTGGGCAGCCCACGTGGAGCGCGGATGTAGCCGCACGCCTCGCCGACCTGGGCCCGCACCTGGGCCGCGGCGCGAGCGGTGTCTTCCATGCCACCAGCTCCGGCGAGGCCAGCTGGTACGAGCTGGCCCGCGAGGTCTTCCGGGGCCTCGGCGCCGACCCTGACCGGGTGCGGCCCGTCGGCAGCGAGGCCTTCCCACGGCCCGCTCCCCGCCCGGCGTACAGCGCCCTCGCCCACGGGCGCTGGCAGGAACTCGGCCTGTCGCCGCCGCGCGACTGGCGCGCCGTCCTGCACGAAGCACTTCCCCTGATCCGCAAGGAGTCCCTGCGTGAAACGCCATGA
- a CDS encoding class I SAM-dependent methyltransferase, translating to MKRHEFLRELHKSSANRNYLEIGVNDGRSLQLSRVPSVAIDPAFKVVTEIRCDVHLVKATSDDFFARDNPLAHLRGGRHPVRNLRRGRKPFGYWQRTTLDLAFIDGMHLFEYALRDFINVEKHSDWSSVIVLDDMLPRSIDEAARDRHTTAWTGDVYKIIEILGRYRPDLVTVLVDTQPTGQLIVFGADPKNTVLKDKYDEIIAEFEVPDPQKVPEAVLERVKAVKPETLVGADFWGPLVRARNRGLSRSRGWKALQSALEPLAVSR from the coding sequence GTGAAACGCCATGAGTTCCTTCGGGAACTGCACAAGTCCAGCGCCAACCGCAACTACCTGGAGATCGGGGTCAACGACGGCCGCAGTCTCCAGCTGTCGCGCGTCCCCAGCGTCGCGATCGACCCCGCGTTCAAGGTGGTCACGGAGATCCGCTGCGACGTCCACCTGGTGAAGGCCACCAGCGACGACTTCTTCGCCCGCGACAACCCCCTCGCGCACCTGCGCGGCGGCCGGCACCCCGTGCGCAACCTGCGCCGGGGCCGCAAGCCCTTCGGGTACTGGCAGCGCACCACGCTCGACCTGGCGTTCATCGACGGCATGCACCTGTTCGAGTACGCGCTGCGGGACTTCATCAACGTCGAGAAGCACTCCGACTGGTCCAGCGTGATCGTCCTCGACGACATGCTGCCGCGCAGCATCGACGAGGCGGCCCGCGACCGGCACACCACCGCCTGGACCGGCGACGTCTACAAGATCATCGAGATCCTGGGCCGCTACCGCCCCGACCTGGTGACCGTTCTCGTCGACACCCAGCCCACCGGCCAGCTGATCGTCTTCGGTGCCGACCCCAAGAACACGGTGCTGAAGGACAAGTACGACGAGATCATCGCCGAGTTCGAGGTGCCCGACCCGCAGAAGGTGCCCGAGGCCGTCCTGGAGCGGGTCAAGGCGGTCAAGCCGGAGACTCTCGTGGGAGCCGACTTCTGGGGCCCGCTGGTCCGCGCCCGCAACCGCGGCCTGAGCCGCTCCCGCGGCTGGAAGGCACTGCAGTCGGCCCTGGAGCCGCTCGCCGTCAGTCGCTGA
- a CDS encoding glycosyltransferase family 2 protein produces MPVKVSVIVPVYNPGPYIEDCISSLLKQSLPPDAYEVIFVDDGSTDRTPALLDALATEEPRVRVFHQENSGWSGKPRNVGIAASRGEYVMFVDNDDHLGVEALERMYEYGVANGADVVVGKMAGQGRAVPVELFRRNRPRASVADAPLIDSLTPHKMFRRAFLDEIGLRFPEGRRRLEDHVFVTEAYLRAANVSVIGDYVCYYHVRRDDSSNAGFQRFDPVGYFKNLREALDVVEQYTEPGAVRDSLYRRWLRVEMVERMRGRRLLSKPDDYRRKQFEEIHHVVAERFGPGVAAGLLPTQQVVAALIAAERYDDVVAFAEWEVGLSLSACPGTVEWRDGALRLDFTAEFTTGGSPLTFPGGGVRTPLDGPPKNIADAIAWVGADTVARFSQGTLDLLVRERASAAQYFQPVEVTREIVPVEDSGRVRLVLRATAAVDPAGAVDGTPLRAGLWDTYARVRLGGWSKEARIGPGPRKARAASSGGVVGGRVVLPYWTDQHGNLSLDVDRASKRLGLDRLDPAAVDTAGGRLRTPVPLHVPADTAVLLRLTSANRSIDARGTLSPAGDGAVLEAALTVSDLRGATWRTALCAAPEADEPRFLPLPLALRADTTSVKVVRTRRPSALRRVARRARRALAAVLGRRTASRSAGTRKA; encoded by the coding sequence ATGCCGGTCAAGGTCAGCGTCATCGTCCCCGTCTACAACCCGGGGCCCTACATCGAGGACTGCATCAGCTCGTTGCTCAAGCAGTCCCTGCCACCCGACGCATACGAAGTGATCTTCGTCGACGACGGTTCCACCGACCGGACCCCGGCCCTGCTCGACGCGCTCGCCACAGAAGAGCCCCGGGTCCGGGTCTTCCACCAGGAGAACTCCGGCTGGTCGGGCAAGCCCCGCAACGTCGGCATCGCCGCCTCCCGGGGCGAGTACGTCATGTTCGTCGACAACGACGACCACCTCGGCGTCGAGGCCCTGGAGCGGATGTACGAGTACGGCGTGGCCAACGGCGCGGACGTCGTCGTAGGCAAGATGGCCGGCCAGGGCCGCGCGGTCCCGGTGGAGCTGTTCCGCCGCAACCGGCCGCGCGCGAGCGTGGCGGACGCCCCGCTCATCGACAGCCTCACCCCGCACAAGATGTTCCGCCGGGCCTTCCTCGACGAGATCGGCCTGCGCTTCCCCGAAGGCAGGCGGCGTCTTGAGGACCACGTCTTCGTGACGGAGGCGTATCTGCGCGCGGCCAACGTCTCCGTGATCGGCGACTACGTCTGCTACTACCACGTCCGCCGGGACGACTCGTCCAACGCGGGCTTCCAACGCTTCGACCCCGTCGGGTACTTCAAGAACCTGCGGGAGGCGCTGGACGTCGTCGAGCAGTACACCGAGCCGGGCGCGGTGCGCGACAGCCTCTACCGCCGATGGCTGCGCGTCGAGATGGTGGAGCGGATGCGCGGCCGGCGCCTCCTCAGCAAGCCGGACGACTACCGGCGCAAGCAGTTCGAGGAGATCCACCACGTCGTCGCCGAGCGCTTCGGCCCCGGTGTCGCCGCCGGGCTGCTGCCGACGCAGCAGGTCGTGGCCGCGCTGATCGCCGCCGAACGGTACGACGACGTCGTGGCCTTCGCCGAGTGGGAGGTCGGGCTCAGCCTGTCGGCCTGCCCCGGCACCGTCGAGTGGCGGGACGGGGCGCTGCGCCTCGACTTCACCGCCGAGTTCACCACGGGCGGCTCGCCGCTGACTTTCCCCGGCGGCGGGGTCCGGACCCCGCTGGACGGTCCGCCGAAGAACATCGCGGACGCGATCGCCTGGGTGGGTGCCGACACCGTGGCCCGGTTCTCTCAGGGCACCCTGGACCTGCTGGTGCGCGAACGCGCCAGCGCCGCCCAGTACTTCCAGCCGGTCGAGGTCACCCGGGAAATCGTGCCGGTCGAGGACAGCGGGCGCGTACGGCTGGTGCTGCGGGCGACGGCCGCGGTCGACCCGGCGGGCGCGGTGGACGGCACACCGCTGCGCGCCGGGCTGTGGGACACGTACGCCCGTGTCAGGCTGGGCGGTTGGAGCAAGGAGGCCCGCATCGGCCCCGGCCCGCGCAAGGCCCGTGCCGCCTCGTCAGGCGGCGTCGTGGGCGGGCGGGTGGTCCTGCCGTACTGGACAGACCAGCACGGCAATCTCTCCCTGGACGTCGACCGGGCGAGCAAGCGCCTGGGCCTCGACCGCCTCGACCCCGCGGCCGTCGACACCGCGGGCGGCCGACTGCGTACGCCGGTGCCGCTGCACGTACCGGCCGACACCGCGGTGCTGCTGCGGCTCACTTCGGCAAACAGGTCGATCGACGCGCGGGGCACACTCTCCCCCGCCGGTGACGGGGCCGTGCTGGAGGCCGCTCTGACCGTCTCCGACCTCAGGGGCGCGACCTGGCGGACCGCCCTGTGCGCGGCTCCGGAGGCCGACGAGCCACGCTTCCTCCCGCTGCCGCTCGCCCTGCGTGCGGACACCACCTCGGTCAAGGTGGTACGGACTCGCAGGCCCTCGGCTCTGCGACGGGTGGCCCGCAGGGCGCGGCGGGCACTCGCCGCGGTCCTCGGCCGACGTACGGCGTCCCGGTCGGCCGGCACTCGAAAGGCGTGA
- a CDS encoding hydrolase, producing MTVTALDPRTALVVIDLQAGIVGAPTQPYTGAEVVTRTAELADAFRARGLPVVLVRVSFAADGSDAVPGRTQAAGRGGTLPEGWDVIVPELAGHPGDITVTKRNWGAFHGTGLDVRLRRRGVTQIVLTGIATSIGVESTARAAHEHGYHVTLATDAMSDMSSEAHDNSIERIFPRLGEPGTTAEILELLTKTHG from the coding sequence TTGACCGTCACCGCACTCGACCCGCGCACCGCCCTCGTCGTGATCGACCTCCAGGCCGGCATAGTCGGCGCGCCCACCCAGCCGTACACCGGCGCCGAGGTCGTCACCCGTACGGCCGAACTCGCCGACGCCTTCCGTGCCCGTGGCCTGCCCGTGGTGCTGGTCAGGGTCTCGTTCGCCGCGGACGGGAGCGACGCCGTCCCCGGCCGCACCCAGGCCGCCGGCCGGGGTGGCACCCTGCCCGAGGGCTGGGACGTCATCGTTCCCGAACTGGCCGGTCACCCCGGCGACATCACGGTCACCAAGCGCAACTGGGGCGCCTTCCACGGCACCGGCCTCGACGTCCGGCTGCGCCGTCGCGGTGTCACGCAGATCGTGCTGACGGGCATCGCCACCAGCATCGGCGTGGAGTCCACCGCCCGCGCCGCCCACGAGCACGGCTACCACGTCACCCTCGCCACCGACGCCATGAGCGACATGAGCTCCGAGGCCCACGACAACAGCATCGAGCGGATCTTCCCTCGTCTGGGCGAGCCGGGCACCACGGCCGAGATCCTGGAGCTGCTGACCAAGACGCACGGCTGA
- a CDS encoding MarR family winged helix-turn-helix transcriptional regulator translates to MDGPITDPPGGISDSAARAARDLRVVFSRLRRRIREVAEDDELTPPQVSALTLVAKHGAATASALATAEGVRPQSMATTLAALDRQGMIRRSPDPDDGRRQLVTLTDAGRRRVEGDRQAREEWLARALQDRYTEDERRTVLDGLALLERLTQQ, encoded by the coding sequence ATGGACGGACCGATCACCGACCCTCCCGGGGGCATCAGCGATTCCGCCGCGCGTGCGGCGCGCGACCTGCGGGTCGTGTTCAGCAGACTGCGGCGCCGTATCAGGGAGGTCGCGGAGGACGACGAGCTCACGCCGCCGCAGGTCTCCGCGCTCACCCTGGTCGCCAAGCACGGGGCTGCCACGGCCAGTGCGCTGGCCACGGCCGAGGGCGTGCGGCCGCAGTCGATGGCGACCACGCTCGCCGCCCTGGACCGGCAGGGAATGATCCGGCGCAGCCCCGACCCGGACGACGGCCGCCGCCAGCTCGTCACCCTGACCGACGCGGGCCGCCGACGGGTCGAGGGCGACCGCCAGGCACGCGAGGAGTGGCTGGCCCGGGCCCTGCAGGACCGGTACACGGAGGACGAACGCCGCACGGTTCTCGACGGCCTTGCCCTGCTGGAACGGCTCACGCAGCAGTGA
- a CDS encoding metallophosphoesterase family protein, translating into MRLLLTTDTHLPKRAKELPAPLLAELPRADVVFHAGDWVDTDTLDLLEARCRRLVGVYGNNDGPELRARLPEVAYADLGGLRFGVVHETGPAPGRETRCAARFPDLDVLVFGHSHIPWDTTAPGGLRLLNPGSPTDRRRQPHCTYMTATVADGLLTDVQLHRLPPRRPPVSG; encoded by the coding sequence GTGCGCCTTCTCCTGACGACCGACACCCACCTCCCCAAGCGCGCCAAGGAGCTGCCCGCCCCGCTCCTTGCCGAACTCCCGCGCGCCGACGTCGTGTTCCACGCCGGGGACTGGGTCGACACCGACACCCTCGACCTGCTGGAGGCCCGCTGTCGCCGACTCGTCGGTGTGTACGGCAACAACGACGGGCCCGAGCTGCGTGCGCGACTGCCCGAGGTGGCGTATGCGGACCTCGGTGGACTGCGCTTCGGGGTCGTGCACGAGACGGGCCCGGCACCGGGCCGGGAGACGCGCTGCGCCGCCCGGTTCCCGGACCTGGACGTGCTGGTCTTCGGCCACAGCCACATCCCGTGGGACACGACCGCCCCGGGGGGCCTGCGACTGCTCAACCCCGGTTCCCCGACCGACCGCCGCCGTCAGCCCCACTGCACGTACATGACCGCCACCGTGGCCGACGGCCTGCTCACGGACGTACAGCTGCACCGCCTGCCACCGCGGCGGCCACCGGTTTCGGGGTAG
- a CDS encoding MFS transporter yields MTGTPATLLRRAVSPARHAGSPRTVLLVMCAGYFLVLLDVTIVNVALPAIGSGLGTDVGGLQWVVDGYALALAALMLTSGTAGDLHGHRRVVLAGLVVFGVGSLACGVAPDVPVLVAARVLQGMGAALLLPGTLAIISRAFPDRAARARAIGLWAGIGSLALPAGPLLGGALVDGLGWRAIFLLNVPIVLVALVWAAAIVPESREAQSRRLDLPGVLLGSLLLLATTYAFIEGGRSGAATPQVLTAVILAVLAVPALAVAELRRGDDAMLPVTLLRRPAFDAANVVAGIMNMGTLGTLFVLMLFLQSVQDRSALLAGAAVIPLFAPLVVIAPFGGRITSRIGSRLPAAAGLLVATAGLALLVLAAPHSPYPILLPAFLLWGTGMGLLTPAVVAAAIAAVPAERSGLASAMNNTARQTGGAIGIAVAGAIAGQPTDVKSFVRGFHAVALGAAGLYAAGAVLALLLLPGALRPGDGKRRERPTSA; encoded by the coding sequence ATGACTGGAACACCGGCAACGCTTCTGCGTCGCGCGGTGAGTCCCGCACGGCACGCGGGCTCGCCGCGCACCGTCCTGCTCGTCATGTGCGCCGGGTACTTCCTGGTGCTGCTCGACGTCACCATCGTCAATGTCGCGCTGCCCGCCATCGGTTCGGGCCTGGGCACCGACGTCGGCGGCCTCCAGTGGGTGGTGGACGGATACGCGCTGGCGCTCGCCGCCCTCATGCTGACCAGCGGGACGGCCGGAGACCTGCACGGACACCGGCGGGTGGTGCTGGCCGGACTCGTCGTCTTCGGCGTGGGCTCGCTGGCCTGCGGAGTCGCCCCGGACGTGCCCGTCCTGGTCGCCGCCAGGGTGCTCCAGGGCATGGGCGCGGCCCTGCTGCTGCCGGGCACCCTGGCCATCATCAGCCGCGCCTTCCCCGACAGAGCGGCACGCGCGCGGGCGATCGGCCTCTGGGCCGGCATCGGAAGCCTGGCCCTGCCCGCCGGCCCGCTGCTCGGCGGCGCACTCGTCGACGGCCTCGGCTGGCGGGCCATCTTCCTGCTGAACGTGCCGATCGTGCTGGTGGCCCTGGTGTGGGCCGCGGCGATTGTGCCGGAGAGCCGAGAGGCGCAGTCCCGGCGTCTGGACCTGCCCGGAGTGCTGCTCGGCAGCCTGCTGTTGCTGGCGACGACGTACGCCTTCATCGAGGGCGGACGCTCGGGCGCCGCCACACCGCAGGTGCTGACGGCCGTGATCCTCGCCGTCCTCGCCGTGCCGGCACTGGCCGTGGCGGAACTGCGTCGCGGGGACGACGCGATGCTGCCCGTCACACTGCTACGGCGACCGGCCTTCGACGCGGCCAACGTGGTGGCCGGGATCATGAACATGGGCACGCTCGGCACACTGTTCGTGCTGATGCTGTTCCTGCAGTCGGTCCAGGACCGCTCCGCGCTGCTCGCGGGCGCGGCGGTGATCCCGCTGTTCGCCCCGCTCGTGGTCATCGCGCCGTTCGGCGGGCGCATCACCAGCCGGATCGGGTCCCGCCTTCCGGCCGCCGCGGGTCTGCTCGTCGCCACGGCGGGGCTCGCGCTGTTGGTCCTGGCCGCGCCGCACTCCCCGTATCCGATCCTGCTGCCCGCGTTCCTGTTGTGGGGCACCGGCATGGGACTGCTGACCCCGGCGGTCGTAGCCGCAGCCATCGCGGCCGTCCCCGCCGAACGCTCAGGGCTGGCTTCCGCGATGAACAACACCGCACGTCAGACCGGCGGTGCGATAGGTATCGCGGTGGCGGGAGCGATCGCCGGACAGCCCACCGACGTGAAAAGTTTCGTACGGGGCTTCCACGCCGTCGCCCTCGGAGCCGCGGGCCTGTACGCGGCGGGCGCGGTGCTCGCACTGCTCCTGTTGCCGGGCGCCCTGCGTCCGGGTGACGGGAAGCGAAGGGAACGGCCGACGTCAGCGTGA
- a CDS encoding SRPBCC family protein, with amino-acid sequence MELHHEFTVPVPVDDAWRTLLDIERIAPCMPGATVEEYDGKTVTGSVKVKVGPITVTYKGTAVFEEQDETAHRMVLIASGRETRGQGTARATVTGTLTGHDDGTAVSVRTDLTVTGRPAQFGRGVMAEVGDRLVGQFADCLSERIVEPVATVEEPPEPAEPLDLFRTAGVPVAKRAGVVAAAVVLAAVVFRGVRRSRRG; translated from the coding sequence ATGGAGCTGCATCACGAGTTCACCGTGCCGGTTCCGGTCGACGACGCCTGGCGGACGCTCCTCGACATCGAGCGGATCGCCCCGTGCATGCCCGGGGCGACCGTGGAGGAGTACGACGGAAAGACCGTCACCGGCTCGGTGAAGGTCAAGGTGGGTCCGATCACCGTGACCTACAAGGGCACCGCCGTCTTCGAGGAACAGGACGAGACGGCGCACCGGATGGTGCTGATCGCCAGCGGCCGGGAGACCCGCGGCCAGGGCACCGCACGCGCCACGGTGACCGGCACCCTGACCGGGCACGACGACGGCACGGCCGTGTCGGTACGCACCGACCTCACGGTGACCGGGCGGCCGGCGCAGTTCGGGCGCGGTGTGATGGCGGAGGTGGGCGACCGGCTGGTCGGCCAGTTCGCCGACTGCCTGTCGGAGCGGATCGTCGAGCCCGTCGCGACGGTGGAGGAACCGCCGGAGCCGGCCGAGCCCCTCGACCTGTTCCGCACGGCCGGGGTGCCGGTGGCCAAACGGGCGGGAGTGGTGGCCGCGGCGGTCGTCCTCGCGGCCGTCGTGTTCAGGGGCGTACGGCGGTCGCGGCGGGGTTGA
- a CDS encoding XdhC/CoxI family protein — MRDILPTLTEWYAARAPFGLATVVSVSRSAPRDPGAAMAVGPGQEVVGSVSGGCVEGAVFELAEEVVESGEARLETFGYSDEDAFAVGLTCGGEITLLIRPVTRESDPAFAAVAESVAAGRPVTVATVTDGPAKTGATLAVWPDEVSGTLGATGLDVAVTADARGELALGATGLRHYGPHGERREDTVSVFLHSFAPPPRMLVFGAIDYAAAVARIGSFLGYRVTVCDARPVFATPKRFPEAVEVIVDWPHRYLRGTDTDERTVICVLTHDPKFDVPLLEEALRRPAAYIGAMGSRRTHDDRMKRLLEAGLTEPELARLRSPVGLDLGARTPEEVAVSVAAEIVALRWGGTGTPLTATGGAIHPPPGFPLESL; from the coding sequence GTGCGTGACATTCTCCCGACGCTGACCGAGTGGTATGCGGCTCGGGCCCCGTTCGGCCTCGCGACCGTCGTCTCCGTGAGCCGCAGCGCACCACGCGATCCCGGCGCGGCCATGGCGGTGGGCCCGGGCCAGGAGGTCGTGGGGAGTGTCTCCGGCGGCTGTGTCGAGGGAGCCGTCTTCGAACTTGCCGAGGAGGTCGTGGAGAGCGGCGAGGCCCGGCTGGAGACCTTCGGATACAGCGACGAGGACGCCTTCGCGGTCGGACTGACCTGCGGCGGCGAGATCACCCTGCTGATCCGGCCGGTCACCAGGGAGTCCGACCCGGCCTTCGCGGCGGTCGCGGAGTCCGTCGCCGCGGGCCGCCCGGTGACCGTGGCGACGGTGACGGACGGGCCGGCGAAGACCGGGGCCACTCTCGCCGTCTGGCCGGACGAGGTGTCCGGCACGCTGGGCGCGACCGGCCTGGACGTGGCCGTCACCGCCGACGCGCGCGGCGAACTCGCCCTGGGCGCCACGGGGTTGCGTCACTACGGCCCCCACGGCGAGCGGCGCGAGGACACGGTCAGCGTGTTCCTGCACTCCTTCGCCCCGCCCCCGCGCATGCTGGTCTTCGGCGCGATCGACTACGCGGCCGCCGTGGCCCGCATCGGCAGCTTCCTCGGCTACCGGGTCACCGTGTGCGACGCCCGCCCGGTGTTCGCCACGCCCAAGCGCTTCCCCGAAGCCGTGGAGGTGATCGTCGACTGGCCGCACCGCTACCTCCGGGGCACCGATACCGACGAGCGCACGGTGATCTGCGTCCTCACCCACGACCCCAAGTTCGACGTTCCGTTGCTGGAGGAGGCGCTGCGGCGGCCGGCCGCGTACATCGGGGCGATGGGCAGCCGCCGTACGCACGACGACCGTATGAAGCGCCTGCTGGAGGCCGGTCTCACCGAGCCCGAACTGGCCCGGCTGCGCTCACCGGTCGGCCTCGACCTGGGCGCCCGTACGCCCGAGGAGGTCGCTGTGTCCGTCGCCGCCGAGATCGTCGCCCTGCGCTGGGGCGGCACCGGCACCCCGCTGACCGCGACCGGCGGAGCGATCCATCCGCCGCCCGGCTTTCCCCTTGAATCCCTGTGA